The following nucleotide sequence is from Juglans microcarpa x Juglans regia isolate MS1-56 chromosome 6D, Jm3101_v1.0, whole genome shotgun sequence.
ACCCGACGGAGCTGAGGAACGTAGTTTTTGGCATCGCGGCCTCGGCCAAGCTCTGGGAGAAAAGGAAGAACTACATCAAGCTTTGGTTCAGGCCCCAGGAAATGAGAGGCGTAGTGTGGCTGGACCACCCGGTGAAGACCGACGACGGCGACGAGGAAGACCTCCCGCCGGTGAATATCTCCGGGAACACGTCTCGGTTTCCCTACAAGAACCGGCAGGGCCACCGGTCCGCTATTCGGATCTCGCGGATCGTGTCCGAGACGCTCCGTCTCGGACTGGAGGACGTGCACTGGTTCGTGATGGGCGACGACGACACCGTGTTCGTGACCGAGAATCTGGTTCGGGTCTTGAGAAAATACGACCACAACCAGTTCTACTACATCGGAAGCTTGTCAGAGAGCCACTTGCAGAACATATACTTTTCGTATGGGATGGCATACGGCGGCGGAGGCTTCGCGATCAGCTATCCATTAGCCAAGGCGCTCGCTAAAATGCAAGACCGATGTATACAGAGATACCCGAAGCTCTATGGCTCCGATGACCGAATGCAGGCTTGCATGGCTGAACTCGGTGTTCCACTCACCAAAGAACTCGGTTTTCACCAGGTCTGTTACTCGgactttttttgttatttacttGTCGGTAGCGTGTGTTTGTTCTTTTCCAGCCACGAAAGCCAGAATCTTCCTCTTATGGTCGATATATCGGCcgatattatataatatgaatttgTACAATATCGGGGACCCTTCGTTGGATTCTGGAACTAGGATTTTACTTTTGGGGGTTAGGAATTTCCGATATATTGGTATCGGGAAAATTCTGGCTAGAGTTTGATTGGCCTGGGATTGTGTACATTCGCGTTTTCAAGGGCATAGGATCGGTGCATAGGAGCCCGTGGGGTCTAACATCAAGCGGGCCAGCATCTCGGAGCTGTCTAGCAATAGCGGAAAACGTTAGCTCAGTGCTGTCCGTACCTAGGCTAATCGGTGGATGTTGGGACCTACGTGCAAAGGGCGTTGGACCTAGTTTCGTCCCCGTTGAAATGCTGCACCCACGAGCATTTTGTTGGTTGGTTTGAGGTCACATTCCTACTGTTGAACGCTGTATACACAGACAGAAAAAGGAAAGTTTTTTCATAGGTAGAACTGGGAAAGTTAACAtaaaccacttttttttttttttttgtttgcaattGACATAAACCACTTCTTCAAATACCCTTTTTTTGGCTTTTATAATTGATGAAAACTATTACAATGGGTGCGAGTTTGCCATCCCTTAAACGCTCCTCTTATACCTGTCCCTTCACCGAAGAAAGTATGGCATATGTACAGTATTGGCATTTACAGGTAGACTTGTAGACAGCATTAGCACGATGAATTCTATACAttagtcactatttattttcacactCCGCATTTATAGttgtttttttcataagatgtgactgttttttataagttgtgGGGTATggaatagtgaatagtaactgatgggTGGATTTTACCTAGAGATTCCATTAAACCTTCGTAATGTATCATTCGGAAAGATCAACAATGTTGATTCTAACAATGTCTGCTTTTGTTTCTGGTCAATGACAATCAGTACGATGTGTATGGGAACTTGTTCGGACTTCTTGCCGCTCATCCGGTGGCACCCTTGGTGTCATTGCATCACCTTGATGTGGTTGAACCCATCTTCCCCAATGTGACTCGCGTTCAAGCCCTCCAGCAGCTTACTGTACCTATGAAGTTGGACTCAGCAGGGCTCATGCAACAATCAATTTGTTATGACAAATCCAAAAGGTGGACTATTTCTGTCTCATGGGGATTTGCTGTTCAAATATTTCGTGGAGTCTTTTCACCCCGTGAGATAGAAATGCCTTCGAGGACATTCTTGAATTGGTACAGAAAGGCAGATTACACCGCATATGCATTCAACACACGGCCGGTTAGCCGAAACCCCTGCCAAAAGCCTTTTGTATTTTACATGTCGAAGGCAAGATTGAGTTCAATGAACCAGACAATGAGTGAATATGTTCGGCATCATGTCTCTCACCCTGCATGCA
It contains:
- the LOC121235062 gene encoding uncharacterized protein LOC121235062, which encodes MKGAHKDSEKLIWEQMRSPSTPISGSGHHSRALPKLLVWLILFVSLTYIVYTLKLVSTSRPCDEEPFPKSRHRLSSSTSSKTNITATSSSHSIRDHLVFKSLRSDSRETHPTELRNVVFGIAASAKLWEKRKNYIKLWFRPQEMRGVVWLDHPVKTDDGDEEDLPPVNISGNTSRFPYKNRQGHRSAIRISRIVSETLRLGLEDVHWFVMGDDDTVFVTENLVRVLRKYDHNQFYYIGSLSESHLQNIYFSYGMAYGGGGFAISYPLAKALAKMQDRCIQRYPKLYGSDDRMQACMAELGVPLTKELGFHQYDVYGNLFGLLAAHPVAPLVSLHHLDVVEPIFPNVTRVQALQQLTVPMKLDSAGLMQQSICYDKSKRWTISVSWGFAVQIFRGVFSPREIEMPSRTFLNWYRKADYTAYAFNTRPVSRNPCQKPFVFYMSKARLSSMNQTMSEYVRHHVSHPACKWKMADPASLDRVEVYKKLDPHLWDRSPRRNCCRIMNSKKKGTMVIDVGVCSEDEISEI